From the genome of Clavelina lepadiformis chromosome 2, kaClaLepa1.1, whole genome shotgun sequence:
AGCTCGTGCTCATGGGAAGAAACGCATAACTTTCCGAGCGCCGCAAATGTATCACACGAGGAGTGACATTGGCAAAGTATTGTCTGTACAAAGCGTTTGTTTCCATGtgtggtatttttattttctatgtTTCACGGGaatctttttattttgaatgtCATCACGAAATAACAATTCAACGTCTCAAGTATGGGACCATGTAAGACGTTGAACATGGTCTGTCTTTTTCTTCGTGGGCTTTATAAAGCCTAGGAATTGAAGTTCTGATACTGCTTTTATAAATCTTGCCCtgcagaaaataaaacttgaagaATACAGGGAACTCTAAGCATTCTAATACTGTATAGTCCAAAATCCAATGTCACAGTGCTCGTTTCCAACATCTCACACAACATAACTTACTGTGTGATGTCATCAACATCATCAGATTCTTCATGTTCATTCTCTTTATCTTCTCTTTGTGAAGTCACGACTGTTTGGAAAGCCATAAGCCAATCATAGAGATTAATAATGTTTCCAGATTCATTATGAAGTTTATACGCAACGCATATATCTGGTGCGTTGGACGGAATTACTCCAGATGCTGCAGTCTCAAGAGACGCAACCTGGCACAATACAAAATGAGATGTTATTACACAGACTgatacaagtttttaaaatttccaacATACTTTTAGGTAAAAACCAAGGGgcaaaatacaatttttaattagatttattttgttgcaaattcgTTTAGTATAGAATAAATGAGAAACAGAGAATAGCAATGTGAGGGCACATGACTTTTACCAACTTGTAAATATTGATAAGGATCAGACAAAGCTGTTTGGATAGAGAGTCTTGGTGCAGCAACAATATGCCTTCTTATCGTGGCAGAAGAATCAAAGTAAAACACTTCATACAACGGAAAGGATTTCACTTTTCGCAAATGGTACCTGAAAAACATGAATATAAACTGATGTGCTTTATCAAGCTTGAAACCTTCAGTGGTGAAATGCTTACTCATAAAATTTCCGGAGGAAAGTCAGCGCTTCCTCGCGtagtttttcatattttgtcaTCTTTTTCACTCTCTTTTTTTCAGCCTTTGCTCTAAGTCGCTGTGATAGTCGAAACAATGTGTACTAACTATAAGCAGTAAGTGTGCCAAAACAGTTTTTTGTATATCTTAACAAAATACTTCTTGAAGTTGATAGGCATATTTCACTGTCTCTAGTTGTTCTTCTCTGTCTTCAgtattttcattcatttcgACTTCATCTAAGTAGGTTATAgcaatatgaaataaaaaactgcACAACTTATGTGCTGTCCTGGGTTGAACTGCTTTAACGCCATACAATTTCACAAGCACACAACAGCTGTGATGAAAACTCAAAAAAGAATATCTAGTAACTTCAATAAACTTTACCATTTTCGCCAATACTTTTTAAGCTGttgattaaatattttattctaGAACATGCTGTAGAAAAATGCAATTCATCCTGTGATGAGTCAGAAGAAAGTTCTGATAACTGGAGTGGCTTGAGACAAGACTCAAGCCTTTCAATTAGCTGGTCACGTGATGAAACCTACATAATAAATGATAATTTCTGAATACTATGCCATAAACTACTTTTAAATTGCGTCAACAGAAAGAAGGATTATTAGTATAAGAGATTTTCAGTTATGAATTTCAGAATTATGCGTCAgaacatgaaaaaaattcGTTTTTAGCTGGTGTCGAAACAACCACCActactgatataaaaaattacagtatCTTAATTAAAACGCTTACCTTTAAGATCGTGAAAGCTTGTTGAAAGCCATCATGTTTTGTTAGTTCTGTGCGAAAGCATGAGCAATAGAGTTCTCGAATCTAGACATTTCAAATTGCATGTCTGTTTATGACTAAGTAAATCACGAGTACAGAGCTATCAAAAACTGAGTAATATAATTAGCATGAACTTGAAAAGGTATTAGAAACATCTAAAAGGCATTAGCTTATACATAGCCTATCCTACAATTATCAAGCACGAAAAACCTGTTTCCCCATTGGATAATGAGGTAATGTTGCTGTAAAAGCATGCAAGCTTCTTAgagcagaaaaataaaaattatggaATTGATGCAGATCTTCCAACAGTTTTGCAACCAAGGCCTTCATACAAAAAGATAATAATGGTTAAAATCAAATGCTATTTTATTAGGAAATAAGCAAAGTATGATCAGATACCTTACCAAAGTATACCTTAAACTTTGTTCCATCTTTTATGCATTTTTGCTTGTCAGCTTTTAGTGATGCTAAGTGCCtgcaaaatcataaaaatgcagtgtacaaaaatatttaagcatATTCAATAAATAATTGATAACTAATGTCAAAATTGACTATTATTTAAAGCTTATAGTTCACCTTTTCATAGAttctatttttttgaattCCTTAAGTTCATTTTTCTTCAAGTTGCAAATCATGTCAATCGATTCTTGGAGAGACGCACAGCAGGCAATGCTGGCAGactaaaacaatttaacatgtaaaatgaaattaatattATAAATATTACTAATGGCAGTAAGTTACCTGTTCATAAAAATGTTCCAtcacacaaaattttaacgtATGTAGAAAGTTTGCAATTGAAAAGTCGTGGCATAAAAAAACATCTAGGATAAGCTGAAAGCACTTTCCGCTCAGTTTAAATGGATGTTGTGAAGTCAAAAGTATCTGAAACAAAATAGATGATACATAAAAAAGCAGCTGAACCAGATGCACATATGG
Proteins encoded in this window:
- the LOC143447118 gene encoding origin recognition complex subunit 3-like, which produces MEDIAASSISKGCFFIPGNAKSSTIQASDHFDDCGVKPQLRWKMAQKIWNEIEDSISNLHIEIQEKLFNDLVQYIKLAQEKQYEKNDLSRGKRTEIPTAALITGVNMTDHVTLFSQLYTKIKEDVSSYVAILEAKNCSNMKSLMRALGDQLLNVCEDNEKDGTTNNDLLVYMKKKSTPLTISMLEKWYFKSIATKFLQTSPSKKRKLINEIPNPPIIVICQQLEAFSPKVLQEFILMCSFHAQRLPIVFVFGIATSWSDVSQRLLPHSAIVHLSVERFHAPSASSHLALIIDRILLTSQHPFKLSGKCFQLILDVFLCHDFSIANFLHTLKFCVMEHFYEQSASIACCASLQESIDMICNLKKNELKEFKKIESMKRHLASLKADKQKCIKDGTKFKALVAKLLEDLHQFHNFYFSALRSLHAFTATLPHYPMGKQIRELYCSCFRTELTKHDGFQQAFTILKVSSRDQLIERLESCLKPLQLSELSSDSSQDELHFSTACSRIKYLINSLKSIGENDEVEMNENTEDREEQLETVKYAYQLQERLRAKAEKKRVKKMTKYEKLREEALTFLRKFYEYHLRKVKSFPLYEVFYFDSSATIRRHIVAAPRLSIQTALSDPYQYLQVASLETAASGVIPSNAPDICVAYKLHNESGNIINLYDWLMAFQTVVTSQREDKENEHEESDDVDDITQARFIKAVSELQFLGFIKPTKKKTDHVQRLTWSHT